A window of Nitrososphaerales archaeon contains these coding sequences:
- a CDS encoding winged helix-turn-helix domain-containing protein — protein MQTLEVERLFSSYGRAKVLTVMMESGELNISEITRRSGLSHSSTARHLEFLAKSGLITEKRFNRIRIFRVDHSNPFVAALYRFLSEWKRIAETPLQRSFS, from the coding sequence TTGCAGACGTTAGAGGTTGAGAGGCTCTTCTCCTCCTACGGGAGGGCGAAGGTGCTGACTGTGATGATGGAGAGCGGCGAGCTGAACATCTCGGAGATAACGCGCAGGTCCGGTCTCTCCCACTCGTCGACGGCCCGCCACCTCGAGTTCCTTGCGAAGTCAGGGCTCATAACGGAGAAGAGGTTCAACAGGATACGGATATTCAGGGTCGACCACTCGAACCCGTTCGTGGCGGCGCTGTACCGGTTCCTCTCCGAGTGGAAGAGGATCGCAGAGACTCCGCTGCAGCGGTCGTTCAGCTAG